From Excalfactoria chinensis isolate bCotChi1 chromosome 4, bCotChi1.hap2, whole genome shotgun sequence, one genomic window encodes:
- the LOC140251936 gene encoding 16 kDa beta-galactoside-binding lectin, whose translation MEQGLVVTQLDVQPGECVKVKGKILSDAKGFSVNVGKDSSTLMLHFNPRFDCHGDVNTVVCNSKEDGTWGEEDRKADFPFQHGDKVEICISFDAAEVKVKVPEMEFEFPNRLGMEKIQYLSVEGDFKVKAIKFS comes from the exons ATGGAGCAA GGACTGGTTGTTACCCAGCTGGATGTACAGCCTGGAGAGTGTGTCAAGGTCAAAGGGAAGATCCTGTCTGATGCCAAAGG GTTTTCTGTGAATGTAGGGAAGGATAGCAGCACCCTCATGCTTCATTTCAACCCCCGCTTTGACTGCCATGGGGATGTTAACACTGTTGTGTGCAACTCGAAGGAGGATGGCACGTGGGGTGAAGAGGACAGGAAGGCTGACTTCCCCTTCCAGCATGGCGACAAGGTTGAG ATCTGTATCTCCTTTGATGCAGCAGAGGTCAAGGTGAAGGTGCCGGAAATGGAGTTTGAGTTTCCCAATCGGCTGGGCATGGAGAAAATTCAATACCTGTCTGTGGAGGGTGACTTTAAAGTGAAAGCTATTAAGTTCAGCTAA